A portion of the Candidatus Pristimantibacillus lignocellulolyticus genome contains these proteins:
- a CDS encoding ribonuclease J — protein sequence MSKKNNQDKLLVFALGGVGEIGKNMYVVQYNDDIVVVDAGLKFPEEDMLGIDIVIPDVGYLVEHQDKVRGIIITHGHEDHIGGLSYVLKSLNVPVYATKLTLGLIEVKLKEAGILGDTKRILISADSEIQLGTITASFFKTNHSIPDSVGVCLDTPEGTIVHTGDFKFDHTPVNDQFADLQRIAAIGSKGVLALLSDSTNAERPGYTPSESNVGNELEDIFRKSTQRVVVATFASNVHRIQQVINASIATRRKIAVVGRSMVNVVTIASELGYLNIPEGMIIEPEEVNRMAADRVVILCTGSQGEPMSALTRMARSTHRKVDILPGDTVIIAATPIPGNERYVGRTVDELFRLGAHVIYGPGSVSGVHVSGHGSQEELKLMLNLVKPKYFIPVHGEYRMLRLHADLGEEVGIPPENIFVLDNGETVEFQGGQAARGPKVQAGRVLIDGLGVGDVGNIVLRDRKLLSQDGILVVVVTLSKADGTILSGPDIISRGFVYVRESEGLLDEANRIVTSTLTKLMNDKVNEWASLKTNVKDSLGRFLYEQTRRRPMILPIIMEV from the coding sequence TTGTCAAAAAAGAATAACCAAGATAAGTTACTTGTCTTTGCACTAGGCGGAGTCGGCGAAATCGGTAAAAATATGTACGTCGTTCAATATAACGATGACATTGTAGTAGTAGATGCAGGATTGAAATTCCCTGAGGAGGACATGCTCGGTATTGATATCGTAATTCCAGATGTTGGATACTTAGTAGAACATCAGGATAAAGTACGCGGTATCATTATTACTCACGGACATGAAGACCACATCGGTGGTTTGTCATATGTATTGAAAAGCTTAAATGTTCCTGTGTATGCAACAAAATTAACACTAGGATTAATCGAAGTGAAATTAAAAGAAGCTGGAATACTAGGAGATACAAAACGTATTCTTATTAGTGCAGATAGTGAAATCCAACTTGGAACGATCACTGCAAGCTTCTTCAAAACGAATCACAGTATTCCTGATTCAGTCGGAGTATGTTTAGATACACCAGAAGGTACGATTGTACATACAGGTGATTTCAAATTTGATCACACACCTGTTAATGATCAATTTGCAGATTTGCAGCGTATTGCAGCGATCGGTAGCAAAGGCGTATTAGCTCTACTATCTGATTCTACAAATGCTGAACGTCCAGGATATACACCTTCTGAAAGCAATGTAGGTAATGAACTAGAAGATATATTCCGTAAATCAACGCAACGTGTTGTTGTAGCTACGTTTGCTTCAAATGTACATCGCATTCAGCAAGTAATTAATGCTTCGATTGCAACACGCCGCAAAATTGCAGTCGTAGGTCGTAGTATGGTAAATGTCGTTACGATTGCTAGTGAGCTAGGCTACTTGAATATTCCTGAAGGAATGATTATTGAGCCTGAAGAAGTAAATCGTATGGCAGCTGATCGTGTTGTAATCTTGTGTACTGGTAGTCAAGGCGAACCAATGTCTGCGCTTACTCGTATGGCACGTTCAACACATCGCAAAGTAGATATTTTACCTGGAGATACGGTGATCATTGCCGCGACGCCTATCCCTGGTAATGAACGTTATGTAGGTAGAACGGTAGATGAATTGTTCCGTCTTGGAGCACATGTTATCTACGGACCGGGATCTGTATCAGGTGTTCACGTATCTGGTCACGGTAGTCAAGAAGAATTAAAACTAATGCTTAATCTTGTTAAGCCTAAATACTTTATTCCTGTTCACGGTGAATATCGTATGCTTCGTCTTCATGCTGATCTTGGTGAAGAAGTTGGAATCCCTCCAGAAAACATTTTCGTATTAGATAATGGTGAAACTGTTGAGTTCCAAGGTGGCCAAGCTGCACGTGGACCTAAAGTTCAAGCAGGTCGTGTACTTATCGACGGATTAGGTGTAGGTGACGTAGGTAATATCGTATTACGTGACCGTAAACTACTATCTCAAGATGGTATTCTAGTCGTTGTTGTAACACTAAGCAAAGCAGATGGAACAATTCTATCTGGTCCAGATATTATTTCACGTGGTTTTGTTTACGTTCGTGAGTCCGAAGGACTTCTTGACGAGGCAAACCGTATCGTAACTTCTACACTTACTAAATTAATGAACGATAAAGTTAATGAGTGGGCTTCATTAAAAACAAACGTAAAAGATTCTCTAGGTAGATTCCTATATGAGCAAACACGTCGTCGCCCGATGATTTTACCAATTATTATGGAAGTATAA
- a CDS encoding CAP-associated domain-containing protein yields MRGNKLLIIIAVIVFLSGVIPISTQHVNAAMTNKVDNIFKDLPNNHWAMDAINWGYNAGIVKGDANGNFNPNSNVTEPEFLAMIARAYSEDFTVRKAESGEKWYIPYFDLATDNFWHFSGQNSVYQRYQVANIVYSMLQGSYKNDAASIQFLLDTKLSTGKISATVEGYSPYENLNRAEAIVFIKRMKQLYPSVKEYVGASVSYSSGLRDISIGDTEATLTSKLGTPNRKDSSEFNFTWYVYNKDYNRFVMYGVSSEKKVVALYSNSRNVWGKDNAILVGSSIQRLKKFVGNEVKVNTIGYYQNKQNGITTNYYLDKFSDNVVDGILQYDAIYSKKGTATQELIDKSYELQILDVTNVFRNKNNVQTMLTWNEKAAKAAYLHSKEMYTNKYLDHTNLAGLDPQARLKAAGLTNFGGGENIASGYENAFAVYTGWINSWNHRDNMLYSEYKELGVGAYRNYYTQDFIMPY; encoded by the coding sequence ATGAGAGGAAATAAACTGCTTATAATTATCGCAGTAATTGTTTTTTTGAGTGGTGTCATTCCAATAAGTACACAACATGTCAATGCTGCAATGACAAATAAGGTAGATAACATCTTTAAAGATCTGCCTAACAACCATTGGGCAATGGACGCTATTAATTGGGGCTACAATGCAGGTATTGTTAAAGGCGATGCTAATGGCAATTTTAATCCGAATAGTAATGTTACTGAACCAGAATTTTTAGCGATGATTGCACGTGCGTATAGTGAAGATTTCACAGTTCGAAAAGCAGAGTCTGGAGAAAAGTGGTATATTCCATACTTTGACCTTGCTACGGATAATTTCTGGCACTTTAGTGGTCAAAATTCGGTATATCAACGTTATCAAGTGGCGAATATTGTTTATTCAATGCTACAAGGCAGTTACAAAAATGACGCAGCATCGATTCAATTTTTATTAGATACCAAGTTATCAACAGGTAAAATTAGCGCTACAGTTGAAGGATATTCACCTTATGAAAATTTGAATAGAGCGGAAGCTATCGTATTTATTAAACGGATGAAGCAATTGTATCCTTCGGTGAAAGAATATGTAGGAGCTAGTGTAAGCTATTCTTCCGGATTACGTGATATATCTATCGGTGATACAGAGGCAACATTAACTAGCAAGCTGGGCACGCCAAATCGTAAAGACTCGTCTGAATTTAACTTTACTTGGTATGTATATAATAAAGACTATAATAGATTCGTTATGTATGGAGTTTCTAGTGAAAAGAAAGTAGTAGCGCTCTATTCTAACTCAAGAAATGTTTGGGGTAAGGATAATGCAATATTAGTAGGTTCAAGTATTCAAAGATTGAAAAAATTTGTCGGTAATGAAGTTAAAGTAAATACCATTGGTTACTATCAAAATAAACAAAATGGAATTACTACTAATTATTACTTGGACAAGTTTTCAGATAATGTTGTAGATGGAATATTACAATATGATGCAATTTATAGTAAAAAAGGTACGGCAACACAAGAACTTATTGATAAAAGTTATGAACTACAAATATTAGATGTTACGAATGTTTTCCGTAACAAAAATAATGTTCAAACCATGTTAACTTGGAATGAAAAAGCTGCAAAAGCTGCATACTTGCACAGTAAAGAAATGTATACGAACAAATATCTTGATCATACAAATTTAGCAGGATTAGATCCTCAAGCTCGTTTGAAAGCTGCAGGGTTGACTAATTTTGGTGGTGGAGAAAATATCGCTTCAGGCTATGAAAATGCATTTGCTGTTTACACCGGATGGATTAATTCGTGGA